One Kitasatospora sp. MAP12-44 DNA segment encodes these proteins:
- a CDS encoding LCP family protein produces the protein MADEQHEQRATRRERRAAHRRDRSRRAKLLRAGAFTLAGLLLAGAGTAGYAYWRLNGNIKSVDIDAQLGSARPSAPKDGSFNILVLGSDSRAGANSGLAGGNTGGTARSDTAMVVHVNQNHTLGTVVSIPRDTLVARPACTAPDGSAVPADAGAMYNSAFEVGGAACAVKTTEQLTGLRMNHFVEIDFAGFAGFINAIGGATVTTTMDIHDPDSGLNLPAGTTKLNGDQALAFVRTRHGVGDGSDLGRIELQKEMVKSITKQVGSIGLFADPAKLWSVGDTLTKSITTDSALASVSALTGLGEELKGIGANQLTMVTLPVVTAPTDPNRVVEQLPAATQVWNALRLDQPVPQSITGTQPANPADSSPPPSRS, from the coding sequence ATGGCCGATGAGCAGCACGAGCAGCGCGCCACCCGGCGGGAGCGGCGGGCGGCGCATCGCAGGGACCGCAGCCGCCGCGCCAAGCTGCTGAGGGCCGGGGCCTTCACGCTGGCGGGTCTGCTGCTGGCCGGGGCCGGTACGGCCGGTTACGCGTACTGGCGGCTGAACGGCAACATCAAGAGCGTCGACATCGACGCCCAACTCGGCAGCGCCAGGCCGTCGGCGCCCAAGGACGGGTCCTTCAACATCCTGGTGCTCGGCTCCGACTCGCGGGCCGGTGCCAACAGCGGCCTGGCCGGCGGCAACACCGGCGGCACTGCCCGCTCGGACACCGCGATGGTGGTGCACGTCAACCAGAACCACACCCTGGGCACGGTCGTCTCGATCCCGCGCGACACCCTGGTGGCCCGGCCCGCCTGCACGGCGCCGGACGGCAGCGCGGTGCCCGCCGACGCCGGCGCGATGTACAACAGCGCCTTCGAAGTCGGCGGCGCGGCCTGCGCGGTGAAGACCACCGAGCAGCTGACCGGGCTGCGGATGAACCACTTCGTGGAGATCGACTTTGCGGGCTTCGCCGGCTTCATCAACGCCATCGGCGGTGCGACGGTCACCACCACCATGGACATCCACGACCCGGACAGCGGCCTGAACCTCCCGGCGGGCACCACCAAGCTCAACGGCGACCAGGCGCTGGCCTTCGTCCGCACCCGGCACGGCGTCGGTGACGGCAGCGACCTCGGGCGGATCGAGCTGCAGAAGGAGATGGTGAAGTCGATCACGAAGCAGGTCGGTTCGATCGGCCTGTTCGCCGACCCCGCCAAGCTCTGGTCGGTCGGCGACACCCTCACCAAGAGCATCACCACCGACTCCGCGCTGGCCTCGGTGAGCGCGCTGACCGGCCTCGGCGAGGAGCTCAAGGGCATCGGGGCGAACCAGCTGACGATGGTCACGCTGCCCGTCGTGACCGCCCCCACCGACCCCAACCGGGTGGTGGAACAGCTCCCGGCCGCCACCCAGGTCTGGAACGCACTGCGGCTCGACCAGCCGGTGCCGCAGTCGATCACCGGCACCCAGCCGGCCAACCCGGCCGATTCCAGCCCCCCGCCGAGCCGTTCCTGA
- the argS gene encoding arginine--tRNA ligase codes for MTPAELSQAVQVAVRAAVEAGELPVAVPEQVTVERPKNRDHGDYATNVALVLAKPAGMPPRAVAELIAARLRELPGVAKVDIAGPGFMNITFDAATQGELARTIVQAGPAYGRNEALKGLRINLEFVSANPTGPIHIGGVRWAAVGDSLARVLKATGAEVTTEYYLNDAGVQIGKFAASLQAAANGRPAPADGYVGEYIVDIAKAITAGVPGILDLSEAEQLEVFRTEGLKLMVAEIKRSMDEFGTHFDTWFSEKSLHDSGAVEKAMERLREQGHVFDQDGAIWLRTTDFGDDKDRVLIKADGETTYFAADAAYYLSKRDRGSEVSVYMLGADHHGYVNRLKAIAACAGDDMNRNIEVKIGQFVKMLRDGEEVRMSKRAGNIITIDDVVDWIGVDAARYTLTRSPTDSTITLDINLLTSQRNENPVFYVQYAHTRMCGVTRKAEAMGITKGAAEDFKPELLATEWESALLGRLGEFPKVIATAGELREPHRVARYLEQLAGDYHRFYDHCQILPKGDDEATDLTRARLWLADATRTVIANGLGLLGVTAPERM; via the coding sequence GTGACACCCGCAGAGCTTTCCCAGGCAGTCCAGGTCGCAGTGCGCGCCGCCGTCGAGGCGGGCGAGCTGCCCGTCGCCGTGCCCGAGCAGGTCACGGTCGAGCGACCCAAGAACAGGGACCACGGCGACTACGCCACCAATGTGGCCCTCGTCCTCGCGAAGCCGGCCGGCATGCCGCCGCGCGCGGTGGCCGAGCTGATCGCGGCCCGCCTGCGCGAACTGCCCGGGGTCGCCAAGGTCGACATCGCCGGCCCGGGCTTCATGAACATCACGTTCGACGCCGCCACCCAGGGCGAGCTGGCCCGCACCATCGTCCAGGCCGGCCCGGCCTACGGGCGCAACGAGGCGCTCAAGGGCCTGCGGATCAACCTGGAGTTCGTGTCGGCCAACCCGACCGGCCCGATCCACATCGGCGGCGTCCGCTGGGCGGCCGTCGGCGACTCGCTCGCGCGCGTCCTCAAGGCGACCGGCGCCGAGGTCACCACCGAGTACTACCTGAACGACGCGGGCGTGCAGATCGGCAAGTTCGCCGCCTCCCTCCAAGCCGCCGCCAACGGCCGGCCCGCCCCGGCCGACGGCTACGTCGGCGAGTACATCGTCGACATCGCCAAGGCGATCACCGCCGGCGTCCCCGGCATCCTCGACCTCTCCGAGGCCGAGCAGCTGGAGGTCTTCCGCACCGAGGGCCTGAAGCTCATGGTGGCCGAGATCAAGCGCTCGATGGACGAGTTCGGCACCCACTTCGACACCTGGTTCTCCGAGAAGTCGCTGCACGACTCGGGCGCCGTCGAGAAGGCCATGGAGCGGCTGCGCGAGCAGGGCCACGTCTTCGACCAGGACGGCGCGATCTGGCTGCGCACCACCGACTTCGGTGATGACAAGGACCGCGTCCTGATCAAGGCGGACGGCGAGACGACGTACTTCGCCGCCGACGCCGCCTACTACCTCTCGAAGCGTGACCGCGGTTCCGAGGTGAGCGTCTACATGCTGGGCGCCGACCACCACGGCTACGTCAACCGCCTGAAGGCCATCGCGGCCTGCGCGGGCGACGACATGAACCGCAACATCGAGGTCAAGATCGGCCAGTTCGTCAAGATGCTGCGCGATGGTGAGGAGGTCCGGATGTCCAAGCGGGCCGGCAACATCATCACCATCGACGACGTGGTCGACTGGATCGGCGTGGACGCGGCCCGGTACACCCTGACCAGGTCGCCCACCGACTCCACGATCACGCTCGACATCAACCTGCTGACCAGCCAGCGCAACGAGAACCCGGTCTTCTACGTCCAGTACGCGCACACCCGGATGTGCGGCGTCACCCGCAAGGCCGAGGCGATGGGCATCACCAAGGGCGCGGCCGAGGACTTCAAGCCGGAGCTGCTGGCCACCGAGTGGGAGTCCGCGCTGCTGGGCCGGCTCGGCGAGTTCCCGAAGGTGATCGCCACCGCCGGTGAGCTGCGCGAGCCGCACCGGGTCGCCCGCTACCTGGAGCAGCTGGCCGGCGACTACCACCGGTTCTACGACCACTGCCAGATCCTGCCGAAGGGCGACGACGAGGCCACCGACCTCACCCGCGCCCGCCTCTGGCTCGCCGATGCCACCCGCACGGTGATCGCCAACGGCCTCGGCCTGCTCGGCGTCACAGCCCCCGAGCGGATGTAG
- a CDS encoding GntR family transcriptional regulator encodes MADSGDKQPKYQRIADALKAAVESGQYRAGDRLPGENDLMETYGVARMTARQALGVLQSEGIAEARKGAGVFVRDFRPLRRRGIQRLAQEQWGSGRSIWSADIEDRTLVVDQLSVAELAAPEHIARVLNLEPGGPTCVRSRRFVLDGKPVLLSTSYLPATLVAGSPITQHDTGPGGTYARLAELGAKPIHFREELRSRMPTKDETTRLALAPGTPVILISRTAFAEDGRAVEINEMTLDAASYVLEYDFDA; translated from the coding sequence ATGGCCGACAGCGGCGACAAGCAGCCCAAGTACCAGCGGATTGCCGACGCCCTCAAGGCGGCCGTCGAGTCGGGCCAGTACCGCGCAGGCGACAGGCTGCCCGGCGAGAACGACCTGATGGAGACCTACGGCGTCGCCCGGATGACCGCCCGTCAGGCACTCGGCGTCCTGCAGAGTGAAGGCATCGCTGAGGCCCGCAAGGGTGCCGGCGTGTTCGTCCGCGACTTCCGGCCGCTGCGCCGACGGGGGATCCAGCGGCTGGCGCAGGAGCAGTGGGGTTCGGGCCGCTCGATCTGGTCCGCGGACATCGAGGACCGGACGCTCGTCGTCGACCAGCTCTCGGTTGCCGAACTCGCCGCCCCGGAACACATCGCCCGAGTCCTGAACCTGGAGCCCGGCGGCCCGACCTGCGTCCGAAGCCGCCGCTTCGTCCTCGACGGCAAGCCGGTCCTGCTCTCCACGTCCTATCTGCCCGCAACCCTCGTCGCCGGCTCCCCCATCACCCAGCACGACACCGGCCCTGGCGGCACCTACGCCCGGCTCGCCGAACTCGGCGCCAAGCCCATCCACTTCCGCGAGGAACTCCGCTCCCGCATGCCCACCAAGGACGAGACGACCCGCCTGGCACTGGCTCCGGGAACACCCGTCATCCTCATCTCCCGCACCGCCTTCGCCGAGGACGGCCGAGCGGTCGAGATCAACGAGATGACCCTGGACGCGGCCTCCTACGTCCTCGAATACGACTTCGACGCGTGA
- a CDS encoding response regulator encodes MSGRVLVVDDNEAIRRLIKVNLELEGFEVVTAADGAECLEVVRRVKPDVVTLDVMMPRLDGLRTAAQLRAREQTARLPIAIVSACTPADLDRGESVGVDGYLGKPFDPEDLVALVRRLMVKRRVDGEGFAYGFGDGAGEFRS; translated from the coding sequence GTGTCCGGTCGGGTCCTCGTGGTGGATGACAACGAGGCGATCCGCAGGCTGATCAAGGTCAACCTGGAGCTGGAGGGCTTCGAGGTGGTGACCGCGGCCGATGGTGCCGAGTGCCTGGAGGTGGTCCGCCGGGTGAAGCCGGACGTGGTGACCCTGGATGTGATGATGCCGCGCCTGGACGGCCTGCGGACGGCGGCCCAACTGCGGGCCCGGGAGCAGACGGCCCGGTTGCCGATCGCGATCGTCAGCGCGTGCACGCCGGCGGATCTGGACCGGGGCGAGTCGGTCGGGGTGGACGGCTATCTGGGCAAGCCGTTCGATCCGGAGGACCTGGTGGCGCTGGTGCGTCGGCTGATGGTGAAGCGGCGGGTCGACGGGGAGGGGTTCGCGTACGGGTTCGGCGATGGAGCCGGCGAATTTCGCTCCTAG
- the rho gene encoding transcription termination factor Rho encodes MSDTTDLMGARPDADATDAPAAPAAPAKRRRTAAAGLDGLVLAELQKLASTLGISGTGRMRKSQLIEAIKDKSGGDPLLASAAPAPARAAKAEAPAAAAEKPARRTRATQAVAEAPAQIEIPGQAAPETAAAPARAERTRRRATSAGGAPTAVEAPAATVVESAAEPVAEAKQAEARTAESRVSDSRTFEGRDDQREGRRDRRDRRERSERGPADRATADRPERTTADRAEQRTDAADADGDSRESRRDRRNRRDRTDRTDRTDRQGGQGGQQQSAQPVQQTQQQSAQPAQQGGYDDDEFGDGRRGRRGRYRDRNRRGRRDGFEVGPAEPTVSDSDVLIPVAGILDILDNYAFVRTSGYLPGSNDVYVSLAQVRKNGLRKGDAITGAVRQPQEGERREKFNAMVRLDSVNGMDPESGRGRPEFGKLTPLYPQDRLRLETDPGVLTTRIIDLVSPIGKGQRGLIVAPPKTGKTMIMQAIANAITTNNPECHLMVVLVDERPEEVTDMQRSVKGEVISSTFDRPAEDHTVVAELAIERAKRLVELGHDVVILLDSITRLGRAYNLAAPASGRILSGGVDSTALYPPKKFFGAARNIENGGSLTILATALVETGSRADEVVFEEFKGTGNMELRLDRKLADKRIFPAVDVDASSTRKEEILLAPDELAITWKLRRVLHALDSQQAIELLLDKMKQTKSNAEFLMQIAKTTPGSND; translated from the coding sequence GTGAGCGACACCACTGATCTGATGGGCGCGCGCCCGGACGCCGACGCGACGGATGCGCCTGCCGCGCCCGCGGCGCCGGCCAAGCGCCGCCGTACCGCCGCCGCAGGCCTTGACGGTCTGGTCCTGGCCGAGCTGCAGAAGCTCGCCTCGACGCTCGGCATCAGCGGCACCGGCCGGATGCGCAAGAGCCAGCTCATCGAGGCCATCAAGGACAAGAGCGGCGGCGACCCGCTGCTCGCCTCCGCGGCTCCCGCCCCGGCCCGCGCCGCGAAGGCGGAGGCCCCCGCGGCCGCCGCCGAGAAGCCGGCCCGTCGCACCCGGGCCACCCAGGCGGTCGCCGAGGCGCCCGCCCAGATCGAGATCCCGGGCCAGGCCGCTCCGGAGACCGCCGCCGCCCCGGCGCGCGCCGAGCGGACCCGTCGCCGGGCCACCTCGGCCGGTGGCGCCCCGACCGCCGTCGAGGCCCCCGCCGCCACCGTGGTGGAGTCGGCCGCCGAGCCGGTCGCCGAGGCCAAGCAGGCCGAGGCCCGCACCGCCGAGTCCCGGGTCTCCGACAGCCGGACCTTCGAAGGCCGCGACGACCAGCGCGAGGGCCGCCGCGACCGCCGCGACCGCCGCGAGCGCTCGGAGCGCGGCCCCGCCGACCGCGCCACCGCCGACCGTCCCGAGCGGACCACCGCGGACCGCGCGGAGCAGCGCACCGATGCGGCCGACGCCGACGGTGACTCGCGCGAGTCGCGTCGCGACCGCCGCAACCGCCGGGACCGGACCGACCGAACCGACCGGACCGACCGTCAGGGCGGCCAGGGCGGCCAGCAGCAGAGCGCGCAGCCGGTTCAGCAGACCCAGCAGCAGAGCGCCCAGCCGGCCCAGCAGGGCGGCTACGACGACGACGAGTTCGGCGACGGCCGGCGCGGCCGCCGCGGCCGCTACCGCGACCGCAACCGCCGCGGCCGCCGCGACGGCTTCGAGGTCGGCCCGGCCGAGCCGACCGTCAGCGACAGCGATGTGCTGATCCCGGTGGCGGGCATCCTGGACATCCTCGACAACTACGCGTTCGTCCGGACCTCGGGCTACCTGCCCGGCTCCAACGACGTGTACGTCTCGCTGGCCCAGGTCCGCAAGAACGGCCTGCGCAAGGGCGACGCCATCACCGGCGCCGTGCGCCAGCCGCAGGAGGGCGAGCGCCGCGAGAAGTTCAACGCCATGGTGCGGCTGGACTCCGTCAACGGCATGGACCCGGAGAGCGGCCGCGGCCGTCCCGAGTTCGGCAAGCTCACCCCGCTCTACCCGCAGGACCGGCTCCGCCTGGAGACCGACCCGGGCGTGCTGACCACCCGGATCATCGACCTGGTGTCGCCGATCGGCAAGGGCCAGCGCGGTCTGATCGTCGCCCCGCCGAAGACCGGCAAGACGATGATCATGCAGGCGATCGCCAACGCGATCACCACCAACAACCCCGAGTGCCACCTGATGGTCGTCCTGGTGGACGAGCGTCCGGAAGAGGTCACCGACATGCAGCGGTCGGTGAAGGGCGAGGTCATCTCCTCGACCTTCGACCGCCCGGCCGAGGACCACACCGTGGTCGCCGAGCTGGCCATCGAGCGCGCCAAGCGCCTGGTGGAGCTGGGCCACGACGTGGTGATCCTGCTGGACTCGATCACCCGCCTGGGCCGTGCCTACAACCTGGCGGCGCCGGCCTCCGGCCGCATCCTGTCCGGTGGTGTCGACTCGACCGCGCTCTACCCGCCGAAGAAGTTCTTCGGTGCCGCGCGCAACATCGAGAACGGCGGCTCGCTGACCATCCTCGCCACCGCGCTGGTGGAGACCGGCTCGCGGGCCGACGAGGTGGTCTTCGAGGAGTTCAAGGGCACCGGCAACATGGAGCTGCGGCTGGACCGCAAGCTCGCCGACAAGAGGATCTTCCCCGCGGTGGACGTCGATGCGTCCAGCACCCGCAAGGAGGAGATCCTGCTGGCGCCCGACGAGCTGGCGATCACCTGGAAGCTGCGCCGGGTGCTGCACGCGCTCGACTCGCAGCAGGCGATCGAGCTGCTGCTGGACAAGATGAAGCAGACCAAGAGCAACGCCGAGTTCCTGATGCAGATCGCCAAGACCACTCCGGGGTCCAACGACTGA
- a CDS encoding homoserine dehydrogenase, which produces MMRTRPLKVALLGCGVVGSEVARIMTTDAADLAARIGAPVELVGIAVRRVGRDRPGVPQHLITTDAEALVKRDDVDVVIEVVGGIEPSRKLILTAFQHGASVVSANKALLAQDGAELHAAAAAAGVDLYYEAAVAGAIPLIRPLRESLAGDKVNRVLGIVNGTTNFILDKMDSTGAGYSEALEEATALGYAEADPTADVEGFDAAAKAAILAGIAFHTKVTAADVYREGLTEVTAADIASAKAMGCVVKLLAICERSADGTSVTARVHPAMIPLSHPLASVREAYNAVFVEAEAAGRLMFYGPGAGGAPTASAVLGDLVAVCRNKLNGATGPGDSVYAQLPAKAMDDVVTRYHVSLDVDDRAGVLAQVASTFAEHGVSIDTVRQQGRDGDASLVVVTHRATDAALSATVDKLRALDSVRDVASIMRVEGE; this is translated from the coding sequence ATGATGCGTACGCGCCCGCTGAAGGTGGCGTTGCTGGGCTGTGGTGTGGTGGGCTCCGAGGTGGCGCGCATCATGACGACAGACGCCGCCGACCTGGCCGCGCGGATCGGCGCGCCGGTCGAGCTCGTCGGCATCGCGGTCCGCCGGGTCGGTCGGGACCGCCCGGGAGTCCCGCAGCACCTGATCACCACGGACGCCGAGGCGCTGGTCAAGCGCGACGACGTCGACGTGGTGATCGAGGTGGTCGGCGGGATCGAGCCGTCCAGGAAGCTGATCCTCACCGCTTTCCAGCACGGTGCCTCGGTGGTCAGCGCCAACAAGGCGCTGCTCGCCCAGGACGGCGCCGAGCTGCACGCCGCGGCCGCCGCGGCCGGGGTGGACCTGTACTACGAGGCGGCCGTCGCGGGCGCGATCCCGCTGATCCGGCCGCTGCGCGAGTCGCTGGCGGGCGACAAGGTCAACCGGGTGCTCGGCATCGTGAACGGCACCACCAACTTCATCCTCGACAAGATGGACTCCACCGGCGCCGGCTACTCCGAGGCGCTGGAGGAGGCCACCGCGCTGGGTTACGCGGAGGCCGACCCGACGGCCGACGTGGAGGGCTTCGACGCCGCCGCCAAGGCCGCGATCCTGGCCGGTATCGCCTTCCACACCAAGGTCACCGCCGCCGACGTCTACCGCGAGGGCCTCACCGAGGTCACCGCGGCCGACATCGCCAGCGCCAAGGCCATGGGCTGCGTGGTCAAGCTGCTGGCGATCTGCGAGCGCTCGGCGGACGGCACCTCGGTCACCGCCCGGGTGCACCCGGCGATGATCCCGCTCAGCCACCCGCTGGCCTCGGTCCGCGAGGCGTACAACGCGGTCTTCGTCGAGGCCGAGGCGGCCGGCCGGCTGATGTTCTACGGTCCGGGCGCCGGTGGCGCGCCGACCGCCAGCGCCGTCCTCGGCGACCTGGTCGCGGTCTGCCGCAACAAGCTCAACGGCGCGACCGGGCCCGGCGACTCGGTCTACGCCCAGCTGCCCGCCAAGGCGATGGACGACGTCGTCACCCGCTACCACGTCAGCCTGGACGTGGACGACCGCGCGGGGGTGCTCGCCCAGGTGGCGTCCACCTTCGCCGAGCACGGGGTGTCCATCGACACCGTGCGCCAGCAGGGCCGCGACGGCGACGCCTCGCTCGTCGTGGTGACCCACCGGGCCACCGACGCCGCGCTGTCGGCGACGGTGGACAAGCTCCGCGCGCTGGACAGCGTGCGCGATGTGGCCAGCATCATGCGGGTTGAAGGGGAATAG
- the thrB gene encoding homoserine kinase: MAGPAFRAAAVRVRVPATSANLGPGFDAFGLALGLYDDIVVRVADSGLSVDIAGEGAETLARDERHLVVRAMRAAFDRLGGQPRGLEVVCANRIPHGRGLGSSSAAICAGVAAARAVTIGGPTALDDAAMLALASELEGHPDNVAACLAGGFTVAWTDEDAAHAIRLDPAAQVVPVVFIPSTEVLTETARGLLPRSVPLTDAAANAGRAALLVEALTRRPELLLPATEDRLHQDYRSAAMPESSALVAALRSEGVPAVISGAGPTVLALTDEADADKVLAFAGPSFAAHRLQLDRDGARVLPLDG; encoded by the coding sequence ATGGCCGGTCCCGCGTTCCGTGCCGCCGCCGTCCGGGTCCGGGTCCCCGCGACCAGCGCCAACCTCGGCCCCGGCTTCGACGCCTTCGGACTCGCCCTGGGTCTGTACGACGACATCGTGGTCCGGGTCGCCGACTCCGGGCTCTCCGTGGACATCGCGGGTGAGGGCGCCGAGACGCTGGCCCGCGACGAGCGCCACCTGGTGGTCCGCGCGATGCGTGCGGCCTTCGACCGGCTCGGCGGCCAGCCCCGCGGCCTCGAAGTGGTCTGCGCCAACCGGATACCGCACGGCCGCGGCCTCGGTTCCTCCTCCGCCGCGATCTGCGCGGGGGTGGCGGCCGCCCGGGCGGTCACCATCGGCGGTCCGACCGCCCTCGACGACGCCGCCATGCTGGCCCTCGCCTCCGAGCTGGAGGGCCACCCGGACAACGTCGCCGCCTGCCTGGCCGGCGGGTTCACCGTTGCCTGGACCGACGAGGACGCCGCCCACGCGATCCGGCTCGACCCGGCCGCGCAGGTCGTCCCGGTGGTCTTCATCCCGTCCACCGAGGTGCTCACCGAGACCGCGCGCGGTCTGCTGCCCAGGAGCGTCCCGCTGACCGACGCGGCCGCCAACGCCGGCCGCGCCGCCCTCCTCGTCGAGGCCCTGACCAGGCGGCCCGAGCTGCTGCTGCCGGCCACCGAGGACCGGCTGCACCAGGACTACCGCTCCGCCGCGATGCCCGAGAGCTCGGCACTGGTGGCGGCGCTGCGCTCGGAGGGCGTGCCGGCGGTGATCTCCGGCGCCGGACCGACCGTGCTCGCGCTGACCGACGAGGCCGACGCCGACAAGGTGCTGGCCTTCGCCGGGCCGTCGTTCGCCGCCCACCGGCTGCAGCTCGACCGGGACGGCGCCCGCGTCCTGCCGTTGGACGGGTGA
- the lysA gene encoding diaminopimelate decarboxylase, whose protein sequence is MSRSAHPAGPRHGDVLPEGHYNAPPSDLNLLDPKVWSRTVTRDEHGVATVGGLTVTELAAEFGTPAYLMDEDDFRSRARAWRDAFGAGADVYYAGKAFLSKAVVRWLHEEGLNLDVCSPGELAVALAAGMPPERIALHGNNKSAQELEQAVKAGVGHIVVDSYQEIERLAAIAAGQGVRQPVLVRVTVGVEAHTHEFIATAHEDQKFGLSLSGGAAAEAVRRVLAQPSLELRGIHSHIGSQIFDTAGFEVAARRVVGLLAEIRDEHGVELPEIDLGGGLGIAYTSEDDPREPAEIAAALAEIVRRECAAADLTAPRLSVEPGRAIVGPTAFTLYEVGTVKPLEGLRTYVSVDGGMSDNIRTALYDAEYSVALVSRTSTAEPMLVRVVGKHCESGDIVVKDAFLPADLTPGDLIAVPATGAYCRSMASNYNHALRPPVVAVQGGAARVIVRRETEEDLLRLDLG, encoded by the coding sequence ATGAGCCGCTCCGCGCACCCCGCAGGCCCCCGCCACGGCGACGTGCTGCCCGAGGGCCACTACAACGCCCCGCCGAGTGACCTGAACCTGCTCGACCCCAAGGTCTGGTCCCGCACGGTCACCCGCGACGAGCACGGCGTGGCGACGGTCGGCGGCCTCACCGTGACCGAGCTGGCCGCCGAGTTCGGCACCCCGGCCTACCTGATGGACGAGGACGACTTCCGCAGCCGGGCCCGCGCCTGGCGCGACGCCTTCGGCGCGGGCGCCGACGTCTACTACGCGGGCAAGGCGTTCCTCTCCAAGGCGGTGGTCCGCTGGCTGCACGAGGAGGGTCTGAACCTGGACGTCTGCAGCCCGGGCGAGCTGGCCGTCGCGCTGGCCGCCGGGATGCCGCCCGAGCGGATCGCGCTGCACGGCAACAACAAGTCGGCGCAGGAGCTGGAGCAGGCGGTCAAGGCGGGGGTCGGCCACATCGTGGTCGACTCCTACCAGGAGATCGAGCGGCTGGCCGCGATCGCCGCCGGCCAGGGCGTCCGCCAGCCGGTGCTGGTCCGGGTCACGGTGGGTGTCGAGGCGCACACCCACGAGTTCATCGCCACCGCCCACGAGGACCAGAAGTTCGGCCTCTCGCTCTCCGGCGGCGCGGCCGCCGAGGCGGTCCGCCGGGTGCTGGCGCAGCCGAGCCTCGAACTGCGCGGCATCCACTCGCACATCGGCTCGCAGATCTTCGACACCGCGGGCTTCGAGGTCGCCGCCCGCCGGGTGGTCGGCCTGCTCGCCGAGATCCGCGACGAGCACGGCGTCGAGCTGCCCGAGATCGACCTCGGCGGCGGTCTGGGCATCGCCTACACCAGCGAGGACGACCCGCGCGAGCCGGCCGAGATCGCGGCCGCGCTGGCCGAGATCGTCCGCCGCGAGTGCGCCGCCGCCGACCTCACCGCGCCCCGGCTGAGCGTCGAGCCGGGCCGGGCGATCGTCGGCCCGACCGCCTTCACCCTCTACGAGGTGGGCACCGTCAAGCCGTTGGAGGGTCTGCGCACGTACGTCAGCGTGGACGGCGGGATGTCGGACAACATCCGCACCGCGCTGTACGACGCCGAGTACTCGGTGGCCCTCGTCTCGCGCACCAGCACGGCCGAGCCGATGCTGGTACGGGTGGTCGGCAAGCACTGCGAGTCGGGCGACATCGTGGTCAAGGACGCTTTCCTGCCCGCCGATCTGACGCCGGGTGACCTGATCGCGGTGCCCGCCACCGGTGCGTACTGCCGCTCGATGGCGAGCAACTACAACCACGCGCTGCGCCCGCCCGTGGTCGCCGTCCAGGGCGGTGCGGCCCGGGTGATCGTGCGGCGCGAGACGGAGGAGGATCTCCTGCGTCTTGATCTCGGATGA
- the thrC gene encoding threonine synthase, with product MNAVIDRAAHTHQWRGLIEEYRDRLPVSATTPVVTLLEGGTPLVPAQLLSELTGCDVYLKVEGANPTGSFKDRGMTMAISKAKEAGAQAVICASTGNTSASAAAYAVRAGMVCAVLVPQGKIALGKMGQALVHGSKILQVDGNFDDCLRLARELSEKYPVALVNSVNPVRIEGQKTAAFEIVDMLGDAPDIHVLPVGNAGNITAYWKGYREYAADGLASRTPRMWGFQASGSAPIVDGAPVLNPQTIATAIRIGNPASWDYAVAARDESGGLIDKVTDRQILSAYRLLAAREGVFVEPASAASVAGLLHAAEQGLVDPGQRIVCTVTGNGLKDPDWAVAGAPQPHVVPIDAEAAAQRLGLLD from the coding sequence ATGAACGCCGTGATCGACAGAGCAGCCCACACCCACCAGTGGCGGGGCCTCATCGAGGAGTACCGGGACCGGCTCCCGGTCAGCGCCACGACCCCGGTGGTCACCCTGCTGGAGGGCGGCACGCCGCTCGTCCCGGCCCAGTTGCTCTCCGAGCTGACCGGCTGCGACGTCTACCTCAAGGTCGAGGGCGCCAACCCGACCGGGTCCTTCAAGGACCGCGGCATGACGATGGCGATCTCCAAGGCCAAGGAGGCAGGCGCGCAGGCCGTCATCTGTGCCTCTACGGGCAACACTTCGGCCTCCGCCGCCGCCTACGCGGTGCGTGCCGGCATGGTCTGCGCGGTGCTGGTGCCGCAGGGCAAGATCGCGCTGGGCAAGATGGGCCAGGCACTGGTGCACGGCTCGAAGATCCTCCAGGTGGACGGGAACTTCGACGACTGCCTCAGGCTGGCGCGCGAACTGTCCGAGAAGTACCCGGTCGCCCTGGTCAACTCGGTCAACCCGGTGCGGATCGAGGGCCAGAAGACCGCCGCCTTCGAGATCGTCGACATGCTCGGCGACGCCCCCGACATCCACGTCCTCCCGGTGGGCAACGCGGGCAACATCACGGCCTACTGGAAGGGCTACCGCGAGTACGCGGCGGACGGCCTGGCCTCCCGCACCCCGCGGATGTGGGGTTTCCAGGCCTCGGGTTCGGCCCCGATCGTGGACGGCGCCCCGGTGCTGAACCCACAGACCATCGCCACCGCGATCCGGATCGGCAACCCGGCCTCCTGGGACTACGCGGTCGCCGCGCGGGACGAGTCCGGTGGCCTGATCGACAAGGTGACAGATCGCCAGATCCTGTCCGCCTACCGGCTGTTGGCCGCGCGCGAGGGCGTCTTCGTGGAGCCCGCCTCGGCCGCCAGTGTGGCCGGTCTGCTGCACGCCGCCGAGCAGGGCCTGGTCGACCCGGGCCAGCGGATCGTCTGCACGGTCACCGGCAACGGACTCAAGGACCCCGACTGGGCGGTGGCCGGTGCGCCGCAGCCGCACGTCGTGCCGATCGACGCCGAGGCCGCCGCTCAGCGGCTCGGACTGCTGGACTGA